Part of the Panicum virgatum strain AP13 chromosome 4N, P.virgatum_v5, whole genome shotgun sequence genome is shown below.
CTGCAAACACCAGGCAAAAAATTACCAACCAAAAGAGAGGCTGAAATGGATGCTGAACACCAAGTTTATCTCCAGAGTAAACATACTAAAAATAAAATGGGTAAGATCTCATCATAAGTTCAAAACTCATAAGCATAAAAAGGGGGGCTAGATAAGCATGGAAAGAAATGGATGAGAAGATATCACCGTATATCTCAGTACTCAATTAAGAAACAACAACAAGCAAACAGTACTAAGCAGGTCCATCCAGCAACTCCCACATGCTAATGGTCAGCATTCCAATCGATCTGCATGTCTGAGTAATTTACTTGGCAACTAACACATGAGTGCTATATGTACAAAATGAAAATGTGTGCTAGACATGGATACTCAAAGCATTTACATGCATGCTGTTCAGTACCTATAAACTGGAACGAATGTCATATATTGTTATACTAGTCTTGAAGATGATTGCATCGATGATCGATCAGCCATTTACAACAGACCTGAAATGGTAGTCATCGATGGTGGAATAAAGGCAGGCCAAGTCAACCAGCTGCACAGCAGTGACCCTGCAGATTTAAAGATAACATTAATACTCAGCATTACGCATATGCATGTGTTGAaatattgggggggggggggtatacAGAATTTGCGCTCTTGTCATTCCAAGTCTCCTCGCCACTTCATCAACATGTACTCCATCTTCATGTGCGCTGAGTAACAGTGGAGGCATGGTCAATTCAGAACTCTAAAACAAGAATACTTGCATGGAAATCAGTATTTAAATACTAGGCATCTAAGTTGGGCAAATCAGCATTAAGTCATGTAACTGTTGAAGGACAACACAAACAAAATAAATCACAGAGTCAGTAAGATATCCAGCCTGTCCCAAAACGAGATTTCTGCCTGGCAAGATACCAATACATAATATGCCCAATGCAAACTTGGAAAACATGGAATTTTGTTGTGACTAAAAGTAAAAAGTAGGAGACAAATCAAAGAAGCCTTAATACTTGAAAAGTCAGAAGACCCCCAAACAAGTACCATACTATAACTTTGACAAATATCACTCGAAACAGCTCAAACAGTCACATAAGTTATTTATAGAAAAGACTTCAaacaaaaggatcaagcaaccatTAGATTACTTGATTCTTTGTGAGGCTCCATAATATAGTTACAGCTTACTTCACGACAcattgcttgcatgaaaacacaaGACGTAGGCGCCAAACCACTTTTTATGTGCATTATGATTAAAGCCTTTCCATGTTATTTCAGGGTTATTTTTGCTGTTTATGTAACCAGACCTTGTACTAACAGCATAGCTCAGCATCACTTTACAATATCAAGAGTAGTGGAGATTTACTAAAGCCAAAGCAGCAAAACATCATATTCATTTAAATCTCAAAAGATGTAATAACATCAACACATTGCTTTTAAGCTTTAATAAAGCTGGCCAAGAGCTCTTTGGTCAAAAACGAAACATTACACAGCTACTCCTttcgctcaaaaaaaaaagaatgcagCTCTATTCTTTCTCATGAGTCAATGCCAATCCATGTTCTCTTTACTAATCTTTGAACATCTAATTAGTTTATGTATATTTACAAGAAAAGGGTAGTTTCTTTttggaacacaccaaaagatTCCTACATGCAGGGCACCAAACAAGCATTAAGGATGTAACTTGTAAGGCTGGAACTGACTTGCAACCACTGATTGGGATTAGGGGCATAGGGCTAATCAATTTCGAAGCTTTTTAATATCTTTATCATTTACTCACAGTTTTCAGCAAAGAAGTAGAACTTACAGTATATCTGGTTGTTGCATAACTTCCATAACCCTTCTCTGCAGACCATTCAGCTGTACACCAGTACCTGGGTGAGCTGAAAACTGAACAATAAAAATTATCTTAAACAATCAGTTACACATAAGAGGTAGACATAGTTACCCAACAAAAGGGTGGTTATGGATATAAATTGATGGATAAAATTAAAGACAGTGATGAAAAATTCCACCACAGGCAATAAACTAAATTCATAATACCATAATGCTCAAGTGTAAATTTGCAGATCAGGATCAAATCAACACAATCAGATTCAGATCCCTAACATGATTTAACTCATAGATTCAGCTATTCTCCTTTAGCAAGGAACTCCGAAAAGTGAAAGAATGAAATGATTTCTTACTTGGTTTGATCGAGGAGTAAAATGAATTTGATGGTCTCTCACTCCACCAGAAAAGGGTACATGAGTAGATGTGTTTGTTTGAACTGACGGATGAAATCGCCCTTGGTTTacttcagaagaaaaatgaaCTTGATGCTCTCTTACTCCACCAGAAAAAGGTGTACAAGCAGGTGTATTTGTTTGAACTGTGTGAGGGACTTGTCCTTGCATCTCATGAGTAGATGCATTTGTTTGAACAGCGTGAGGGAGTTGACCTTGCATCTACAGATGGAAAGGAAATAACAGTTTGTGCTTTCTCAGATTATCAAAATAGAACTGTCAAAAAATTGAGTCATTTGCTCTAATTACCTTTGGCCGGACATTTTCCAAATGCACATGCATACATTCAATGAAATGCAGCACAATTTCAGTGAAATTGGTAACAGGCCTGTAAAACACATTACAAAGATTTAAGTACTAGTTGTAAGCAGCTGAAACAAGTATTAATCCTTACAGACTAGACATCGCAAGAAATAATTTGGTTTCCTCAAGTATTCATAAACAAACACTACAATAATAAGCTAGATTTCTACAGATCAGTTGCTCGTCACATTCTGCACTGTGAATGTAATAAGAATGCATAGAGAATATTAATAAATCCAAATTCCATCTTGGATGATATTTCAGCTGCCACTAGGCTTCAGAAGATCAAACCAAAGGAAGAAGGTGCACAAGGAATGTAATTACAATACAGTTCTTTAGTGCAAACTGTGGAGATATTATCAACACTTTAACAGTGCTTATCATTCACTACGAAATGTAACCAGCACAGCTTCAAGTCAACCCCAGCCAAATGCAAGCACAAAGAAGAGTGTGAATACACTAGACAAACTGAGAAATACAGGAACAAAAATAATGACAAGATAGAGCTTGTTTTCCAGACAAGTAATAAATGAAATCACATGGGACCTTCTAAGTTCTAATGTCAGTTTCATCCAATAATAACAAATAACAATCATATGCAAGATAACTGGTTACAGCCCAGAAATAATTAGTATGAGCAAGGCCATGGTCTCAACCAAATTAAAAGGTATGCGGTGGACCGGTGGTGGACCACAATAAAAGAGACAAGTGAGGCAAAGCCTATAAAGAATTATATTCACTTGCCCCTACATCTTCCTCAAAAGAATGATTGTTTGCAATTCTCCCCTCTGTTTCTGATCAGAATATCCTAATAACAAGGCTAGCATTCCATTCAAATGATAGACCTTATCTCACTGAAAAGGTAATAAAATGTTTACCGTACAAACAGCATTCAAGCTTTGTTCACAGACAGAAGTACAAAACTTTGGAACAATAATTTTTTAGACAAAGTAAACAGCCCCAACACGCTCTATGAACATTGAAGCTCCATCTTACAGCAACAAATTATATTAAAACTTTGCAAACAAGACAAGCACTCCACCTGAATTATAAATATAATCAAAACTTAATGCATACAGAAACAGAGGGGAAAAGACCATAAATACCAAAGAAACTTAGATCCTTTACCTGATAGAGCGTGCAAAACCCTGCTGCTTAGCTTTAAACCCTACGAGAGTGACTTGAACCTTGAGGTACACTCCATTCCTTCATACACACCAGCCAGGTAAATAATAACTGTATCAAATCAGTTTCCCAATAGCAAAAAGCTAAATGCCAAAAATATCAAATGACTTCTAGAAAGCTAATACTAAAACTGAACACATCTCAGAGCCTATCAACATCACATTGACATACTGGACAAAAGCCACCTCGTTAACATCCATCTGGTCAGTGATCCTGCGTTCCAAGAAAAGTTGTCACATATACAGTATAGGATCAGCACTGCAtccacaaaaagaaaaaaaaacatggaacACTAATCGCAACTCACCACCGCACCAGGGCGATCTTCCCAGTGCCGTCGTCGAGCGTGAATTGCACGCCAGCCTCCATGTTCACCAAGCTCACCACTCTCCCCAGAACCCAAACCTAAACGCACGAGTTGGGGATTTTTCAGAGGAATGCGGAGCTAACCGAAGCGACACGGATGCAACGCTAGAGGGGGCTTACGTTGGTGGCGTCGACGCCGTCGATGGAGATGacggggtcgccgccgccggcagcatcggcggccgcggccgcggcggcgaaggagCGGGCGATGTGGCGGACGGTGGCGGGCGCGCATCCGGAGAAGCGGGGGTCCCGCGACTGAGAACGGAGAGGCGGATGGGGTTAGGGTTCGGCGGAGAGGGGGAGGTGGAAAGCGGGGTCACGAGGGTCACGGACCTTGGCCGGggaaggagcggcggcggtggcggcggcggagttgtCGGGAGCCGCGACGGCGCGCTGCGACGGCATGATGGCCGGGCCGGCGAAGTAGGAGGAAGCCGCGGCGGCCATCGCGCTCGGGTCGGCGCGGGTGCGTTACTGCGGCTTCGGTGgggacgatgacgacgaggaGGGGATTTGATCGAGCGGGGTTGCGGTTGTTTGAgcgg
Proteins encoded:
- the LOC120668598 gene encoding replication protein A 32 kDa subunit C-like isoform X1, which gives rise to MAAAASSYFAGPAIMPSQRAVAAPDNSAAATAAAPSPAKSRDPRFSGCAPATVRHIARSFAAAAAAADAAGGGDPVISIDGVDATNVWVLGRVVSLVNMEAGVQFTLDDGTGKIALVRWITDQMDVNEVAFVQNGVYLKVQVTLVGFKAKQQGFARSIRPVTNFTEIVLHFIECMHVHLENVRPKMQGQLPHAVQTNASTHEMQGQVPHTVQTNTPACTPFSGGVREHQVHFSSEVNQGRFHPSVQTNTSTHVPFSGGVRDHQIHFTPRSNQFSAHPGTGVQLNGLQRRVMEVMQQPDILAHEDGVHVDEVARRLGMTRAQILVTAVQLVDLACLYSTIDDYHFRSVVNG
- the LOC120668598 gene encoding replication protein A 32 kDa subunit C-like isoform X3, whose product is MAAAASSYFAGPAIMPSQRAVAAPDNSAAATAAAPSPAKSRDPRFSGCAPATVRHIARSFAAAAAAADAAGGGDPVISIDGVDATNVWVLGRVVSLVNMEAGVQFTLDDGTGKIALVRWITDQMDVNEVAFVQNGVYLKVQVTLVGFKAKQQGFARSIRPVTNFTEIVLHFIECMHVHLENVRPKMQGQLPHAVQTNASTHEMQGQVPHTVQTNTPACTPFSGGVREHQVHFSSEVNQGRFHPSVQTNTSTHVPFSGGVRDHQIHFTPRSNQLNGLQRRVMEVMQQPDILAHEDGVHVDEVARRLGMTRAQILVTAVQLVDLACLYSTIDDYHFRSVVNG
- the LOC120668598 gene encoding replication protein A 32 kDa subunit C-like isoform X2 produces the protein MAAAASSYFAGPAIMPSQRAVAAPDNSAAATAAAPSPAKSRDPRFSGCAPATVRHIARSFAAAAAAADAAGGGDPVISIDGVDATNVWVLGRVVSLVNMEAGVQFTLDDGTGKIALVRWITDQMDVNEVAFVQNGVYLKVQVTLVGFKAKQQGFARSIRPVTNFTEIVLHFIECMHVHLENVRPKMQGQLPHAVQTNASTHEMQGQVPHTVQTNTPACTPFSGGVREHQVHFSSEVNQGRFHPSVQTNTSTHVPFSGGVRDHQIHFTPRSNQFSAHPGTGVQLNGLQRRVMEVMQQPDILAHEDGVHVDEVARRLGMTRAQILVTAVQLVDLACLYSTIDDYHFRLC